In a genomic window of Aeromonas veronii:
- a CDS encoding ATP-binding cassette domain-containing protein: MLSTTPLRLYLDENLLLSLPALQVAPGEILTLMGASGCGKSSLLAGLAGVLPGALTGNGPIRLEGEVRLGERPLNTLPPQARRIGMLFQDDLLFDHLTVAENLMFGMPATINGKRARREKALAALAQVALADQADKLPQLLSGGQRARVSLLRALLAEPDALLLDEPFSRLDKPLRAAFRELVFAQIKALAIPAILVTHDAEDAPGTILHLTESCF, translated from the coding sequence ATGCTGAGCACCACGCCTCTTCGACTTTACCTTGATGAAAATCTGCTGCTTTCACTGCCCGCCCTGCAGGTGGCCCCCGGCGAGATATTGACCCTGATGGGGGCCAGCGGCTGTGGCAAAAGCTCCCTGTTGGCAGGGCTCGCCGGGGTACTGCCGGGCGCGCTGACAGGAAATGGTCCAATCCGGCTGGAGGGGGAGGTAAGACTCGGCGAGCGGCCACTCAACACCTTGCCACCGCAGGCGCGACGCATTGGTATGCTGTTTCAGGATGATCTGCTGTTTGACCATCTGACGGTGGCGGAGAACCTGATGTTCGGCATGCCTGCGACCATCAACGGAAAACGCGCGCGGCGGGAAAAGGCACTGGCCGCATTGGCACAGGTCGCGCTGGCGGATCAGGCTGACAAGCTGCCGCAGTTACTTTCAGGGGGTCAGCGGGCACGGGTCAGCTTGCTGCGGGCACTGTTGGCCGAACCCGATGCCCTGCTGCTGGACGAGCCCTTCTCCCGCCTCGACAAGCCACTTCGGGCCGCCTTTCGCGAGCTGGTGTTCGCCCAGATCAAGGCGCTGGCCATCCCCGCCATCCTGGTGACCCACGACGCGGAAGACGCGCCGGGCACCATACTCCACCTCACCGAATCCTGTTTTTAA
- the pgm gene encoding phosphoglucomutase (alpha-D-glucose-1,6-bisphosphate-dependent), whose product MAQHSHAGQPARLSDLTNIPRLVSAYYLNKPDMSRPEQRVAFGTSGHRGSALHNAFTESHILAVTQALVEYRQQAGITGPLFVGMDTHALSESAFASAIEVLVANGVETRIQAGLGFTPTPVISHAILRYNSGKEGASKPAARADGVVITPSHNPPEDGGFKYNPPHGGPAEGEITKWVEDRANAILEAGLAGVKRMPFAEALKSPFVVEHDYVTPYVDDLKNVLDMDAIKNAGIKIGVDPLGGSGVAYWDVIAKTYGLNIEVVNYKVDPTFSFMTLDKDGKIRMDCSSPFAMASLIALKDKFDIALGNDPDYDRHGIVTKSGLMNPNHYLAVAIQYLFTHRTGWSADAAVGKTLVSSSMIDRVASEIGRTLKEVPVGFKWFVDGLYSGEFGFGGEESAGASFLRNDGTVWTTDKDGFILALLAAEILAVTGKDPQAHYDALEAKFGRSSYRRIDAPANSAQKAVLSKLDPALVEASTLAGEPIIAKLTKAPGNDAAIGGLKVVTENGWFAARPSGTESIYKIYMESFKGEAHLDLIQQEAQQIVSAALAKAGV is encoded by the coding sequence ATGGCTCAGCATTCCCACGCCGGTCAACCGGCCCGTTTAAGCGACCTGACCAATATCCCCCGTCTGGTCAGTGCCTACTACCTCAACAAGCCGGACATGAGCCGCCCCGAGCAGCGGGTTGCCTTCGGTACCTCCGGCCACCGTGGCAGCGCCCTGCACAATGCCTTTACCGAATCCCATATTCTGGCAGTGACCCAGGCACTGGTGGAGTATCGCCAGCAGGCCGGTATCACTGGCCCGCTGTTTGTCGGCATGGATACCCACGCCCTCTCCGAATCCGCCTTTGCCAGCGCGATCGAAGTGCTGGTCGCCAACGGCGTCGAAACCCGTATTCAGGCGGGCCTCGGTTTTACCCCGACCCCGGTCATCTCTCACGCCATCCTGCGCTACAACTCTGGCAAAGAAGGGGCCAGCAAGCCTGCTGCCCGTGCTGACGGTGTGGTGATCACCCCGTCTCACAACCCGCCGGAAGATGGTGGCTTCAAGTACAACCCGCCCCACGGTGGCCCCGCCGAAGGGGAGATCACCAAGTGGGTAGAAGACCGCGCCAACGCCATTCTGGAAGCGGGTCTGGCTGGCGTGAAGCGCATGCCGTTCGCCGAGGCGCTCAAGAGCCCGTTCGTGGTCGAGCACGACTATGTCACCCCTTATGTGGATGATCTGAAGAACGTGCTGGACATGGATGCCATCAAGAACGCAGGCATCAAGATCGGTGTCGATCCGCTGGGCGGCTCCGGCGTCGCCTACTGGGACGTCATCGCCAAGACCTATGGCCTGAATATCGAGGTGGTGAACTACAAGGTCGATCCGACCTTCTCCTTCATGACCCTGGATAAAGACGGCAAGATCCGGATGGACTGCTCCAGCCCGTTCGCCATGGCGAGCCTGATTGCCCTTAAAGACAAGTTCGACATCGCCCTTGGCAACGACCCTGACTACGACCGTCACGGTATCGTCACCAAGTCTGGCCTGATGAACCCGAACCACTATCTGGCGGTGGCAATCCAGTATCTGTTTACCCATCGCACCGGCTGGTCTGCGGATGCGGCTGTCGGCAAGACGCTGGTCTCCTCGTCCATGATCGACCGGGTGGCCAGCGAGATTGGCCGTACCCTGAAAGAGGTGCCGGTCGGCTTCAAGTGGTTTGTGGATGGCCTCTATAGCGGCGAGTTCGGCTTTGGCGGTGAGGAGAGCGCGGGCGCCTCCTTCCTGCGCAATGATGGCACCGTCTGGACCACCGACAAGGATGGCTTCATTCTGGCGCTGCTGGCGGCGGAAATTTTGGCGGTGACCGGCAAGGATCCGCAGGCTCACTACGACGCGCTGGAAGCCAAGTTTGGTCGCTCCAGCTATCGTCGTATCGACGCCCCGGCCAACAGCGCCCAGAAAGCGGTGCTCTCCAAGCTGGATCCTGCTCTGGTGGAAGCCTCCACCCTGGCGGGTGAGCCCATCATCGCCAAGCTGACCAAGGCGCCCGGCAACGATGCCGCCATCGGTGGCCTCAAGGTGGTAACCGAGAACGGCTGGTTCGCGGCGCGCCCCTCCGGCACCGAGTCCATCTACAAGATCTACATGGAGAGCTTCAAGGGCGAGGCGCACCTCGACCTCATCCAGCAAGAGGCCCAGCAGATCGTCTCCGCGGCGCTGGCTAAAGCAGGCGTCTAA
- a CDS encoding ABC transporter substrate-binding protein, with protein MFKPFSLLGSHLNSHRNSRLKQQLNALLCALPLLASGPLFASPDNSWQQTLEEAKGQTVYFNAWGGSPEINAYLVWAGQELARDYQVKLVQVKVDDIAQSVSQLLANKQAGKQAGGPIDLLWVNGENFKALKEQGLLGAPFTAELPNMALVDSSLPVSEDFTLPVEGLEAPWGIGQLNLMVNTEEVTRAPTSAAALLAWAKAHPGRFTYPKPPQFHGSSFLKQILLELTPDPAPLYREATDADFAKLTAPLWAWLDELHPALWRKGKLFPTSAAETRQLLDDGELAMAISFNPQEAQSAAQIGALPPSVEAVAMKKGALTNSHFLAIPFNASARAGAKVVANFLLSPAAQARKANPAFWGDPSVLRADALPDSAKGQPALRFKAVAEPHPSWQLKLEAAWAERYGH; from the coding sequence ATGTTCAAGCCATTCTCACTGCTCGGCTCACACCTCAACTCGCACCGCAACTCTCGGCTCAAACAGCAGCTAAACGCCCTGCTGTGCGCCCTGCCACTGCTGGCCAGCGGCCCTCTGTTTGCCAGCCCTGATAACAGCTGGCAGCAGACCCTTGAGGAGGCGAAGGGGCAGACCGTCTACTTCAACGCCTGGGGCGGCAGCCCGGAGATCAACGCCTATCTGGTGTGGGCCGGGCAGGAGCTGGCGCGCGACTATCAGGTCAAGCTGGTGCAGGTGAAGGTGGATGACATCGCCCAGAGCGTCAGCCAGCTGCTGGCCAACAAGCAGGCGGGCAAGCAAGCTGGCGGCCCCATCGATCTGCTCTGGGTCAACGGCGAGAACTTCAAGGCGCTCAAGGAGCAGGGGCTGCTCGGCGCTCCCTTTACCGCCGAGCTGCCCAACATGGCGCTGGTCGACAGCAGCCTGCCGGTGAGTGAGGACTTCACCCTGCCGGTAGAGGGACTGGAAGCCCCCTGGGGCATCGGCCAGCTCAATCTGATGGTCAACACCGAAGAGGTCACCAGAGCGCCCACCTCGGCAGCCGCCCTGCTTGCGTGGGCCAAGGCCCACCCCGGCCGCTTCACCTATCCCAAGCCGCCCCAGTTCCATGGCTCCAGCTTTCTCAAGCAGATCCTGCTGGAGTTGACCCCGGATCCCGCCCCCCTCTATCGGGAGGCGACCGATGCCGATTTTGCCAAGCTCACCGCCCCGCTCTGGGCCTGGCTCGATGAACTGCACCCGGCACTCTGGCGCAAGGGCAAACTGTTCCCCACCAGCGCCGCCGAGACCCGTCAGCTACTCGATGATGGCGAACTGGCCATGGCTATCAGCTTCAATCCGCAGGAGGCGCAAAGCGCCGCCCAGATTGGCGCCCTGCCCCCCAGCGTGGAAGCGGTCGCCATGAAAAAAGGGGCGCTCACCAACAGCCATTTTCTCGCCATCCCCTTCAACGCCAGCGCCCGTGCGGGTGCCAAGGTGGTGGCCAACTTCCTGCTGAGCCCGGCGGCGCAGGCGCGAAAAGCCAATCCAGCCTTCTGGGGTGATCCCAGCGTGCTGCGGGCCGATGCGCTGCCTGATTCAGCCAAGGGGCAACCGGCACTGCGCTTCAAAGCGGTGGCCGAGCCTCACCCCAGCTGGCAGCTCAAACTGGAAGCGGCCTGGGCCGAGCGTTACGGTCACTGA
- a CDS encoding CDP-alcohol phosphatidyltransferase family protein: MFDRHLIPVIRSPLTQLAKPLCRAGISANQVSLTGFAIGMLALPLLAFGCYQWALAAILINRLLDGLDGAVARETGITDCGGFLDITLDFIFYAAVVLGFALAAPANALPAATLLFAFMGTGSSFLAFAIMAGKRGIDNPVYHHKSLYYLGGLTEGSETIALFVLMCLWPAAFAPLAYGFALLCAITTLTRLWSGYHTLRPPQR; the protein is encoded by the coding sequence TTGTTTGACCGCCACCTGATCCCCGTGATCCGCAGCCCCCTCACCCAGCTTGCCAAGCCGCTCTGCCGCGCCGGGATCAGTGCCAATCAGGTGAGCCTCACCGGCTTTGCCATCGGCATGCTGGCGCTGCCGCTGCTGGCCTTTGGCTGCTATCAATGGGCGCTCGCGGCGATCCTGATCAACCGCTTGCTGGACGGGCTCGATGGCGCCGTGGCGCGGGAAACCGGCATCACCGATTGCGGCGGCTTTCTCGACATCACGCTCGACTTTATTTTCTACGCCGCCGTGGTGCTGGGCTTTGCCCTCGCCGCCCCCGCCAATGCGCTGCCCGCCGCCACCCTGCTGTTTGCCTTTATGGGCACCGGCTCGAGCTTTCTGGCGTTTGCCATCATGGCGGGCAAGCGGGGGATCGACAATCCGGTCTACCACCACAAGTCCCTCTACTATCTGGGCGGCCTCACCGAGGGGAGCGAGACTATCGCCCTCTTTGTGCTGATGTGTCTGTGGCCCGCCGCCTTCGCCCCGCTCGCCTACGGCTTTGCCCTGCTCTGCGCCATCACCACCCTGACCCGGCTCTGGAGCGGTTACCACACCCTGCGTCCCCCCCAGCGCTAA
- the mltB gene encoding lytic murein transglycosylase B: protein MRRLASLLTLSLFPLLAGCSSAPTPKPVVKPQPNSAFINQAPSSKPVYTQGVSKGDFANRPNVDRFVQKMVEKHGFDSAQLHQVLAQAERYDWIIRLMDAQAPTTTKPTGPTGAWNRYRAKFITPDNLQNGVNFWREYASELNRAEQIYGVPPEIIVGIIGVETRWGRVMGKTRILDALATLAFDYPRRAEFFTSELEAFLVMTRDEGMDPAEPKGSFAGAMGYGQFMPSSFQRYAVDFDGNGHTNLWDPVDAIGSVANYFKAHGWEKGQPVAVRGQGQLPGYEHGFQTRYPVATLRRAGLTPTSSLGNHSESSLLRLDVGTGYQYWYGLPNFYAITRYNHSTHYAMAVWQLGLAVKAAR from the coding sequence ATGCGTCGCCTTGCCTCTCTTCTCACTCTGTCGTTATTCCCCCTGCTCGCTGGCTGCAGCAGTGCCCCAACGCCCAAGCCCGTGGTCAAGCCCCAGCCCAACAGCGCCTTTATCAATCAGGCTCCATCGAGCAAACCCGTTTACACACAAGGGGTTAGCAAGGGGGATTTCGCCAATCGCCCCAATGTGGACAGGTTCGTCCAGAAGATGGTCGAGAAGCACGGTTTTGACAGCGCCCAGCTGCATCAGGTGTTGGCACAGGCAGAGCGTTACGACTGGATCATCCGCCTGATGGATGCCCAGGCGCCGACCACCACCAAGCCCACCGGCCCGACCGGTGCCTGGAACCGCTATCGCGCCAAGTTCATTACCCCCGACAACCTGCAAAACGGCGTCAACTTCTGGCGTGAATACGCAAGCGAGCTGAACCGAGCGGAGCAGATCTACGGGGTACCGCCGGAGATCATCGTCGGCATTATCGGAGTCGAGACACGCTGGGGCCGGGTGATGGGCAAGACCCGCATTCTGGATGCGCTGGCCACGCTGGCATTTGATTACCCACGCCGCGCCGAGTTCTTCACCAGCGAGCTGGAAGCCTTCCTGGTGATGACCCGCGATGAGGGGATGGATCCGGCAGAACCCAAAGGCTCCTTCGCCGGCGCCATGGGCTATGGCCAGTTTATGCCCTCCAGCTTCCAGCGCTATGCGGTGGACTTTGACGGCAACGGCCACACCAACCTGTGGGATCCGGTGGATGCCATCGGCAGCGTCGCCAACTACTTCAAGGCTCACGGCTGGGAGAAAGGCCAACCGGTGGCGGTGCGCGGTCAGGGCCAACTGCCCGGCTATGAGCACGGCTTCCAGACCCGCTACCCGGTCGCCACCCTGCGCCGCGCAGGGCTCACCCCCACCAGCAGCCTCGGCAACCACAGCGAGTCGAGCCTGCTGCGCCTGGATGTGGGCACCGGCTACCAATACTGGTACGGCCTGCCCAACTTCTACGCCATCACCCGCTACAACCACAGCACCCACTACGCCATGGCGGTGTGGCAACTGGGGCTGGCGGTGAAGGCGGCGCGCTGA
- a CDS encoding FAD-dependent oxidoreductase yields the protein MNRTRLLLALVMGGLIGTFFVLDVSRYLSLDALQAQQAAVAQWVDSHFVSASLLFVLIYVLSTALSLPGASLLTLGGSAVFGVAWGLLLVSFASSIGATLAFLSARFLLRDWVTARFGDKLATFQSGMAKEGAFYLLSLRLIPIFPFFLVNLLMGLTPIRVSTYYWVSQLGMLPGTFVYVLAGSELGQLTSTGNILSPGLMVALTLLGLMPWLVKKLTAHLAQRRLLAPYRKPARYDYNLLVIGAGAGGLVTSYIAAAVKAKVALIEKHKMGGDCLNSGCVPSKALIRSARFAAELRRAEELGFRPSHSCTKSHTELRADFAAVMERVAEVIKEVEPHDSIERYQGLGVECIEGEARLVSPWEVEVNGQRLASRHIVIATGARPLVPKLPGLDQVPYLTSDSLWQLRTPPRSLLVLGGGPIGCELAQSFALLGIPVTLVELSEQLLPREDREVADALAGQMSRDGVRLLTGWRAERADYLPAAEGDLPIRLQLRRGDETQVIEGDQLLLALGRVANVSGFGLEALGVELAPRGTIAVDGFLATNFPSILAVGDVAGPYQFTHFAAHQAWYAAINALFGQFKRFRADYRVIPAATYTMPEIARVGLNRKEAEAQGTPFEATRFELAELDRAIADGERHGFVEVLTVPGKDTILGATIVGTHAGERIAEFVLAMRHRLGLGKILGTIHAYPTLMEGNKYVAGEWKRAHQPTRVLALLARYHRWRRGA from the coding sequence ATGAACCGGACCCGCCTGTTGCTTGCACTGGTGATGGGGGGCCTTATCGGCACCTTCTTTGTCCTCGATGTTAGCCGTTACCTCAGTCTGGACGCCTTGCAGGCCCAGCAGGCGGCAGTGGCGCAATGGGTCGACAGCCACTTTGTCTCGGCCAGCCTGCTGTTCGTGCTTATCTATGTGCTGAGCACCGCCCTCTCCCTGCCCGGCGCCAGCCTGCTCACCCTGGGGGGCAGCGCTGTGTTCGGCGTCGCATGGGGGCTGCTGCTGGTCTCCTTTGCCAGCTCCATAGGCGCGACCCTGGCCTTTCTCAGCGCCCGCTTCTTGCTGCGCGACTGGGTCACTGCCCGCTTTGGCGACAAGCTGGCCACCTTTCAGTCCGGCATGGCGAAGGAGGGGGCCTTCTATCTGCTGAGCCTGCGCCTCATCCCCATCTTCCCCTTCTTTCTGGTCAATCTGCTGATGGGGCTCACCCCTATCAGAGTCAGCACCTACTACTGGGTCAGCCAGCTTGGCATGCTGCCCGGCACCTTCGTCTATGTGCTGGCGGGCAGCGAGCTTGGCCAGTTAACCAGCACCGGCAATATCCTCTCCCCCGGCCTGATGGTCGCGCTGACCCTGCTGGGGCTGATGCCCTGGCTGGTCAAGAAATTGACCGCACACCTTGCGCAGCGCCGACTGCTCGCCCCTTACCGCAAACCCGCTCGCTATGACTACAACCTGCTGGTGATCGGTGCGGGCGCCGGTGGGCTGGTCACCAGCTATATCGCGGCGGCGGTGAAGGCCAAGGTGGCACTCATCGAAAAACACAAGATGGGGGGCGATTGCCTCAACAGCGGCTGCGTCCCCTCCAAGGCATTGATCCGAAGCGCCCGCTTTGCCGCAGAGCTGCGCCGAGCCGAAGAACTTGGCTTTCGCCCAAGCCACTCATGCACCAAATCGCACACCGAATTGCGCGCCGATTTTGCCGCCGTGATGGAGCGGGTGGCAGAGGTTATCAAGGAGGTCGAGCCCCACGACTCCATCGAGCGCTATCAGGGGCTCGGGGTGGAGTGCATCGAAGGAGAGGCACGACTGGTCTCCCCCTGGGAGGTGGAGGTGAACGGCCAGCGCCTTGCTAGCCGCCATATCGTCATCGCCACCGGCGCCCGACCGTTGGTGCCCAAGTTGCCGGGGCTGGATCAGGTGCCTTACCTCACCTCGGATAGCCTCTGGCAGCTGCGCACCCCGCCGCGCAGCCTGCTGGTGCTGGGCGGCGGCCCTATCGGCTGCGAGCTGGCCCAGAGTTTCGCCCTGCTCGGCATTCCCGTGACCTTGGTGGAACTCTCGGAGCAACTGCTGCCCCGCGAAGATAGAGAAGTAGCCGACGCCTTGGCCGGGCAGATGAGCCGCGATGGCGTGCGGCTACTCACCGGCTGGCGCGCCGAACGAGCCGACTATCTGCCCGCAGCCGAGGGGGATCTCCCCATCCGGCTGCAACTGCGCCGGGGCGATGAGACGCAGGTGATTGAAGGGGATCAACTGCTGCTGGCACTGGGTCGGGTCGCCAATGTGAGCGGCTTCGGGCTCGAAGCGTTGGGAGTAGAGCTTGCCCCCCGCGGCACCATAGCGGTCGATGGCTTTCTTGCCACCAACTTCCCCAGCATACTGGCGGTGGGAGACGTAGCGGGCCCTTACCAGTTCACCCACTTCGCCGCCCATCAGGCCTGGTATGCGGCGATCAATGCCCTGTTTGGCCAGTTCAAGCGCTTTCGGGCCGACTATCGGGTCATTCCGGCGGCCACCTACACCATGCCGGAGATTGCCCGGGTCGGCCTCAATCGCAAGGAGGCCGAGGCGCAGGGGACTCCCTTCGAGGCGACCCGTTTCGAGCTGGCCGAGCTGGATCGCGCCATCGCCGATGGCGAGCGCCACGGTTTTGTCGAAGTGCTGACCGTGCCGGGCAAAGATACTATCCTTGGCGCCACCATAGTAGGCACTCACGCCGGTGAGCGGATTGCCGAGTTCGTGCTCGCCATGCGCCACCGCCTAGGCCTTGGCAAGATCCTCGGCACCATTCACGCCTATCCCACCCTGATGGAGGGAAACAAATATGTGGCCGGTGAATGGAAACGGGCCCACCAGCCCACCCGGGTGCTGGCGTTGCTGGCCCGTTATCACCGCTGGCGCCGTGGCGCCTGA
- a CDS encoding DUF1499 domain-containing protein, giving the protein MPRFCLWPLLAWLLPLAGALGSRFHLWPWWIGLAICLIGALVSLILLVRLPWSRNRYANSLGALPLLLPLTFVAQALRMPLINDVSTDPYNPPQLRWAAELRTAQDLPINSAPLKAVEAKPGPLFTRASPAEVLIEASELMQELGWQVQPSPDGLDAVVTTGWFGFQDDVALRVFAGPKETRIDMRSASRQGRSDLGTNRARIEDFLIRLNERLGQAYKPNLKP; this is encoded by the coding sequence ATGCCCCGCTTTTGCTTGTGGCCCCTGCTGGCCTGGTTACTCCCGCTCGCTGGCGCCCTCGGCAGCCGCTTTCATCTCTGGCCCTGGTGGATCGGTTTAGCGATCTGTCTCATCGGAGCGCTTGTCTCCCTTATCTTGTTGGTGCGCCTGCCCTGGAGCCGCAACCGCTACGCCAACAGCCTTGGCGCCTTGCCGCTACTGCTACCCCTGACATTTGTGGCACAGGCGCTGCGGATGCCGCTGATCAATGATGTGAGCACAGATCCCTACAATCCCCCCCAGCTGCGCTGGGCGGCAGAGCTTAGAACGGCGCAGGATCTGCCAATAAATAGCGCCCCGCTGAAAGCAGTTGAGGCAAAACCCGGTCCTCTCTTTACCAGGGCTTCTCCTGCCGAAGTGTTGATTGAAGCCAGCGAACTGATGCAGGAGCTGGGCTGGCAGGTACAACCCAGCCCCGATGGTCTGGATGCAGTGGTCACCACCGGCTGGTTCGGCTTTCAGGATGATGTGGCGCTGCGGGTCTTTGCCGGCCCCAAAGAGACCCGCATCGATATGCGATCGGCCTCCCGTCAGGGGCGCAGCGACTTGGGTACCAACCGGGCGCGGATCGAGGATTTCCTGATCCGCCTGAACGAGCGCCTCGGCCAAGCCTACAAACCCAATTTGAAACCGTAA
- a CDS encoding carboxymuconolactone decarboxylase family protein, producing the protein MRVEVKPDREYAWFIRPFFWLQKRNYGQVLIPGKCWGRSPRLFAAVATLYGVINRKRSPIDPVLRSLVTVRVSQLNWCRFCVDINAMTLVKRAGSSEKVEALANWRESPLFDEREKAVLDYTEAMTGLDGVSDEQAARLKPWFDNDAMVELTGLIAFQNMSAKFNAALDIAPQGFCQLPVQPERPAQPDSKDA; encoded by the coding sequence ATGCGCGTTGAGGTCAAACCCGACCGGGAATATGCCTGGTTTATCCGCCCCTTTTTCTGGCTGCAAAAGCGCAACTATGGTCAGGTGCTTATTCCGGGCAAGTGCTGGGGCCGCTCGCCGCGCCTGTTTGCCGCCGTCGCCACCCTCTATGGCGTCATCAACCGCAAGCGCTCCCCCATCGATCCCGTGCTGCGCTCGCTGGTGACGGTGCGGGTCTCCCAGCTTAACTGGTGTCGTTTTTGCGTCGACATCAACGCCATGACCCTGGTAAAGAGAGCAGGTTCCAGCGAGAAGGTGGAGGCGCTGGCCAATTGGCGCGAAAGCCCCTTGTTTGATGAGCGGGAAAAAGCGGTGCTCGACTACACCGAAGCGATGACCGGGCTGGATGGGGTGAGCGATGAACAGGCGGCCCGCCTCAAGCCCTGGTTCGACAACGATGCCATGGTGGAGCTGACCGGTCTTATCGCCTTCCAGAACATGTCGGCCAAGTTCAACGCCGCCCTCGATATCGCGCCGCAGGGCTTCTGCCAGCTGCCGGTGCAACCGGAACGCCCCGCCCAGCCCGACAGCAAGGACGCCTGA
- a CDS encoding ABC transporter permease, with product MAVIYLAVLVIPLLAGLWQLLAEGMTASHLALLLAQPGLWHSAALSLWIGAASTLGTLLLTALLLAHSDSRAFELLRRLLSPILAMPHVAFAIGFAFLLAPSGWLLRLVSPTLTGFELPPDWQTIRDPLGLGLITLLVFKETPFLLLMAMAAQQPIQLARQQWLGASLGFSAPQIWWRLLLPALWPALRLPIYAVAAYGVAVVDLAQLLGPDAPAPLAVRLWLWYQDPDLLWRGATASGALLLLAITALLIALLRLLEWLHQEMGKGCWLDGKRAKPHSFANRLAAGLALTLITLNLAVLAALLLWSLARRWPFPALWPSQWSGHYWLDLLPTLLPLLTTSALLALASGLLALVMAVLSLEVQAGRSPWPLWLICLPLLLPQASLLFGIRLGLDWLAHDSISSGIGWGWVLWSQLLFVFPYVYLCLHGPYRQFDPRLTQSALLLGATPWRAWWQVKAPLLARPLLFAFSVGAAVSLAQYLPTLLFGAGRVVTITTEAVAIGSGLNRRLAGLYGLLQLLLPLIIYLLALWLPARINPALKGSGSR from the coding sequence ATGGCGGTCATTTATCTGGCAGTTTTAGTCATCCCCCTGCTGGCGGGGCTGTGGCAACTGCTGGCGGAGGGGATGACCGCCTCTCATCTTGCCTTGCTGCTGGCTCAGCCTGGCCTTTGGCACTCCGCTGCGCTGAGTCTGTGGATTGGCGCCGCCTCGACCCTCGGCACTCTGCTGTTGACCGCCCTGCTGCTGGCCCACAGCGATAGCCGGGCCTTCGAGCTGCTCCGTCGCCTGCTCTCGCCCATACTGGCCATGCCTCACGTCGCCTTTGCCATCGGTTTTGCCTTTCTGCTCGCCCCCTCCGGCTGGCTGCTGCGGCTCGTCTCGCCAACTCTGACCGGGTTTGAACTGCCCCCCGACTGGCAGACCATTCGCGACCCTCTGGGGCTCGGGTTGATTACCCTGCTCGTTTTCAAAGAGACCCCCTTCCTACTGCTGATGGCGATGGCCGCGCAACAGCCCATCCAGCTGGCACGCCAGCAGTGGCTGGGGGCGAGCCTCGGCTTCAGCGCCCCCCAGATCTGGTGGCGCCTGCTGCTGCCGGCGCTTTGGCCAGCCCTGCGCCTGCCCATCTACGCGGTGGCGGCCTACGGAGTGGCTGTGGTGGATCTCGCCCAGCTGCTCGGGCCAGACGCCCCCGCCCCGCTGGCGGTGCGGTTGTGGCTCTGGTATCAGGACCCGGACCTGCTCTGGCGCGGCGCCACCGCCAGCGGCGCCCTGCTGCTGCTCGCCATCACGGCGCTGCTCATCGCCCTGCTCAGATTACTGGAGTGGCTTCATCAAGAGATGGGCAAAGGCTGCTGGCTCGATGGCAAACGAGCAAAGCCCCACTCCTTTGCCAACCGGCTCGCAGCAGGCTTGGCATTAACCCTTATCACCCTCAATCTGGCGGTGCTGGCGGCCCTGCTGCTCTGGTCGCTGGCGCGCCGCTGGCCCTTTCCCGCCCTCTGGCCCAGCCAGTGGAGCGGTCACTACTGGCTGGATCTGCTGCCAACCCTGCTGCCACTGCTGACAACCAGCGCGCTGCTGGCGCTGGCGAGCGGATTGCTGGCGCTGGTGATGGCGGTGCTGAGTCTGGAGGTGCAAGCGGGGCGCAGCCCCTGGCCACTCTGGCTTATCTGCCTGCCACTGTTGCTGCCGCAGGCCAGCCTGCTGTTTGGTATCCGGCTCGGGCTAGACTGGCTTGCACATGACTCGATAAGCAGCGGCATTGGCTGGGGCTGGGTGCTCTGGAGCCAATTGCTGTTTGTCTTTCCCTATGTCTATTTGTGCCTGCACGGCCCCTATCGCCAGTTCGACCCGCGGCTCACCCAGAGCGCCCTGCTGCTGGGGGCAACGCCATGGCGAGCCTGGTGGCAGGTCAAAGCGCCGCTGCTGGCGCGCCCACTGCTGTTTGCCTTCAGCGTCGGGGCGGCGGTGAGCCTGGCCCAGTATCTGCCAACCCTGCTGTTTGGCGCTGGCAGGGTGGTCACCATCACCACCGAAGCGGTGGCCATCGGCAGCGGCCTCAACCGGCGGCTGGCGGGGCTCTACGGCCTGCTGCAACTGCTGCTGCCGCTCATTATCTATCTGCTGGCACTCTGGCTGCCGGCGCGGATCAATCCGGCGCTCAAGGGGAGCGGCTCACGATGA